Genomic window (Daucus carota subsp. sativus chromosome 5, DH1 v3.0, whole genome shotgun sequence):
AGACGGTGATCAGAATCTATCCATACAAAACATCTGTATATAAATCACAGATGTTGTGAACGAGTGAGAATTGGCTATATGTGGAGGCGGCTCAACGATTCATCACTAAATGGTGGTCCTCAAATCATTGGCTCATCtatattcaaaatttcgactTTCAAAATAAAGGTGTACTCTACCCAATTCTTAACATGTTTCtgtgattatttgttttattagtgTATATAATTTCGTATGTTTTAGAGTTTTGTCGTAAGATCTCGGATTTTCTTACTTTTTGTTTTATGTTCTGGAGGtgtgtttttgttttaattttgtctTTTGATTTATCCAGAAGATGAGATCGTTGGTGAGTTTCAGTCAaacttattttgtatattatgtgtaagatatgttgttttttaacaatttattcaGAGTCACAAGTTCGTTTGCAATTGTGTTTTGAGCTTGTAGGAGTTAGAGTGTATATCGTTATTGTAATGACTATGACGAGATTATGGTTATTTCCATGTCGGTGATGAGATGATTATATCTTTTGGTGTGATTttgaaaatagaatattattgaTAATTTCTTGCATGATTATATGTTCTTTTCTTGTAAAATTAGTAAGTTTCTTGCcatctttattttattaaattgactTTATTAGTAGTAaatgttgatttaattttgcCTATTTTAAATGGCTAGTTGACTTTGTTTGATTGTTACTGACTTTCGAATTTTGTTTTCTGAGTTATTGCTAATTAATATATGCTCTAAATGCTTTAATCCTCGTTGATTAGAGTTTTATGCAATTTGTTAACTGATGTATAATTACTCGCAAGTCTTGATTATGGCTtttatttgtaccatttatgggtggccATGATTGGTGGCGTAGATTATTGGCCTGGTATACGGCAATTTggtgccattttgttggctcgtttttatatttaagttttaaaattttagatatatttttgaaaattagaattttattttttagcttttatattttaattcttatattactaattatattcttagtatttgtttagtttgttatatatctagccaaagggtctccctttggttagatatatatattttctgttttagtatttattttatttatcacattttattcacaaattattttatttatctttcatTGACTTTACCATCTTTTGAtaaactattttatattttattgtaataattaaatttataattttcttgttattaatgaaTTGTATTATTTCAGGGATGAGGTGGAAGTAGCGTGGATTTGGAGCTTGGGACGTTTTATTTCAGAcattaagttttattgtctaaacttccggagacattttcttgtctttcggttagataataaactttttgaatgaaagaaactcttcggagtattggcgtattctcgatacgagcaagtgcatttctgtcaaaaaaaagaataaaaaaaaatccaaatttaaatTGGTGGTTAAAAAAAACCCAAacctaacaaaataaatttagttgAGTAGTAGATTTCTAAAAACGCAAtaagttgagtgacaaaaaaatttattttccctATAAAATATAgccaattaatataattaataacatcgaaacaaaatgtattatatttttaatttagctGATTATTTTTCATTGGAGAGCAACTATTACTCTATTAGAGTCTCACCTCTTCGTTTTGTCTTCACTCGAATATGAGTGCGAGCACTCGAACACAAAATATGTAAAACTTTTAAATTTGTCGAGTCCGAACACCTATCTAGTTTGGCCGCTTACAGTTGAGTCCAGGTAACACATtatttatatctataatatttgaatttattattatcattattattttgataatttataaattattaataatatgaaattatttaaataaatatttatatattaaattattatgaatCGTTATTATAAATTACCTATAAACGGACTCCAAAACGGATATAATTGTGAAATTTTGAGGATAAATATGAGTTACcagcattttattttataataaagtcgTCATGCATCTCATTTTCAGGCAATGCGCCgtttcttttttaataattcaagtaGCTATCAACAAGTGATAAATACTTTCTTTCTCATGTAGTTCTTGACTTTTTGTAGAGTGTGAGAACGCCCAAGGCCGGCTGTATGCTAACTATATTTAACAGTTCACATCATTATCATTATATCACTAGGTATATAGTATCTTATGAGCTCCATCTTTCTGAGCTTCGACGACTTCGAATCGAAGCTCAGAAAGATGGAGCTCGTAAGATTTACTCCGCCGTACTTCATCAAGTAAAAGACGCCAACCGATGGGTCCTGATCGTGATAAACAAATGTCGGGAGAGCTTATATAACATACTGATTTTGAACCGTTAAATGCATCATGCACAGGATTATATCAAAACTCCGTTCAGCACTTTCTTTTCACTGAACTGGTAAATCTCATTTCAGTAAAGTTAAAAGAACTGTCGGAGGACATGTAAATAACCGTTTATGCTCTAGCTAAAAATCCGCTGAACAGATAAATGATCTTGAACACGACATAACGAcacaaaatatgttatataaacCCAGCATGCACATGCGAAAAAACCAGTCGAATTACATATTCAAGTCCAAAATAACGAGTACAAGAGAGTTTGAAAGAAAAGAGACCAAGGCTTCTAAGACCAATAGGGAACTCCCAATTCATTGGCCTTCCAATACAATCAGACGGAATTCCCCGTGCCAGATTCAAGGTGCCCAGATTACATGATTCGTCAACTTCTTTTCAACATAAATTTAACAAGCAGACCTGACCGAATCAAACTTATTCCGACACCCAGAGCAAGAGCAGGATTTGAAAAGAGTATCATGTATAGGGTTCAAGGGTAGACATGCATGCATGGAAGGAGACTAGGATTGTGTTCTAAGTTGGGAGAGAAGATTGCAAACTTTGGAAACAATATAAAAACACCGATACATAACAACACAGCGAGAAATGAGTGCTATTTACATGATGCAAAAAGTATCCTTGAGACCTTGACTACTCGAATCCCTATCCAAATTTACAACGTACTAATTATATAGTAAATCCGTTGTTCCTTGAAATCAGCCACACTAAAAATATTTCTGCAGATCAGTAGTATGTATAGTCTATCATGCAACAAACATCGGAACATGTCTTATGATAAATTAGTCCACCAGAGAGGCTGAAAAAGACGCTTAGATAATTACCCCGGGTAGCCAGCATACTATTGACTTGCTAATAAGATCTCCCTCTCGACCTGCTCAAAAATTTCCTTCAATCGATGCTTAAATTTTGTAACGATGTTGCTTGTTACTCTGTCCTGAAACTTGGTGCTCTTCAGCCACATTACACCAATATACACATCACACTTGCATGATGAAATGGAAAGCTTGGAATTCTCAATCTCGTACCTCAGTTGAACCTGGGCTCCAAAAAATAGAATCTAATGTTAACTAATTTAGTGGAGGTGAGGAAGTCTACTTCTATTCTAAGCAGGAAGTGAAAGTAGAGGAAATTGGTCACTGACAACCTTAACAATTtcaattcatttattttaatattcacTATTGCAGGAACAACATGCAGAACACCCTGTTAAAGGTACAATAGTGAGCCACTTACACGGAAGTAGTCGCCAAAAGGAACGTCATGTAAGACCATACTCTCATTTACAATCCATCCATTAGAAATGGGAGATTTTTGCTGTGTGCAGGTCACATCTCCTCCGAAGATTGAAACTTGACGGTTGAATTTGAAATACATCCGCCTTTCAAATACATTCGAATTTACTTCTTCCCAACTGGTAGTTACATAATTCAGACAACCAGATCTTTCCATCACCACATGCTCCATATATCCTCCATCAAATATCTCCATCAATGATTTGACCTGCACCATTGTAAAAATTAATCCACAAGATGCATGGTGCATAAATTATAGAATAGTAATCACTAAAGATCTAAAAAAAAATCTAGTTGAAAACATTTACTCCTCGTAGATGCACTTTGCATTTCTATCTTGCATATTGACAGGAGTATGTACAAGCTGGCATTTATTGCCACTTTCGAGTACGGATGAGGAGCGATCAATTAAAGAGTTAGCAACTTACATTAACAGGAATTTCTGCAGAGTAGATCTTTGACATCTTCACATCTTCAACGATCGAAGCGAAATCCTCATCAGGAACAGTGGACTTGCCATCTTGTTCTTGTTGTTCCTCGGCGATCTCAGCTTTCTGCTCCGGACTCAGTGTTCTGGTTTTCCACAGGGCCATAATCGTCCTGTTTTTACAAAATAGTTATCAACTCCTTGATCAAATAACAAATGTATTACATGCTAAGCAACTAATTTCTTTCTCTACCTGCTAGCTGCACTGAATGATACAAAAGAATGAAAATAGAACCGCAGCCTGCCTTGATCATCTTGAGACTTTGCACCATGCCTAGCATCCAGACCACGACCATTTCGCAAAACTATAACAAGCAAGGGACTTCCAAAAGATGCCAGGGACGGGGGAAGCACTTGAACATCATCAATGTCTTcccaaagaaagaaaaatttgGTCTTGTGTCCAAACAAGTTTGCGTAAAAACCAACAATTCTTGAAGATAGAAAGAGTCGTCCCTGCACCAAAGTTTACAAACAAAATTATGAGCAGGGGTGTTTGGGCTATAAATAACGTGTCATGAAGGATATAAAATCTTTGTGAAAACTAAGCATCTACTTTCATAAGATGCATGGGAACTGATTAACTTCATTCTTATAACTACATAGATGTGCTACTTACTTTAGCTTATAATACTAGTTCTATACCAATTACATGTTATGTTATGGTGGTCAATAAATGTCGCTTTCACACCACAAATCGTTAAACAGAATGCCGTTCAGAacaatataaactataaacaaTAATAAAGCATACTGCTTGCTTATGATTTGCGATCATGTAAAACAGGTCATGCCTAGGAAATGGAGATTCATTATGATGAATAGATTTGTTATAATGAATAAGCTATGTTGAAGTTTGCTTCCCAGGAGTTCCACAGTGAAACCCATGATAACACATTGTCCATTTCTCACATTTATGTGACTATCTACTTTGCCTTAACAGTTAATTCTCTTCTCAATTTTCCGAAGAATAAAGATCAAAAGAGCcaacaaaacagaaaaacacaccAGCTAGTAGCCATGGTACCTGTAGTGGCATCTTCCTTTTAAGGGAACACGAAAAATCACTAATGAGAAACTCTTCTGGTGGCAATGAAAAAAGTTTCTGGAATGTAGAATTCCTGTGAGGGGACCGAAGGTTCAACTGTCAAGCAGAAGAACAGACATTAATTGACCGGTTCAACTCCAAAAAACACAACATGATACACAAGGCAAGTGTTCACCTTCTTCCCAACTTCTTTCTCCATCTTATTTAAATACTCTTTAATAGTATCCACACCATTATTGTTGTCCAAAAATATTCTCAAGTGCACCATTGACTGAGAAGCCTGAGCAAGTTTTCCCTCAAGAGGAACCCACATGTCTGCCAGTTCTGTAGAATTGTgttttaacaaattaatttCAGCATGCCCAAGTGAAACAGCTTGGTCAAATGGACCATCAAAGTCAAAAACTTCAACATCCACCACTGATGGCGGTTCTTCTGTGGCATCAAACTCAAGTATCTCTgcatagtttttaattatgatCAGTCTTAGAGATGAGAATGCAACAGGCAAACCCTAttaacaatttaatactcatacCATTCCATTGAGGATCAAGAGTTTGAAGCTTGACAGAGCTTGTTCGTGTCTTTCCATTGCAGGTGAGCACTACATAGGGATCTGGTAGCTCTTCCGAGTCTAAGGAAGCTAAATTTGTCCCTTCAATTAGTGCTACTGTAAGCACCCATCCATCACCTTGTGCTTTGACTCCATGATCACTTCCTGTTATAATCAATATGGATCCCAATAAAAATTAGTGTTTTAAACATAAACTCAACATAGGGAAAAATACAAAGAATGTGATATTGTTCACCTTTCCTAAACCTCGCCTCTATAAAATGAGACGCCATGACATAAACGCGCTCAAGCTGAAGAACTAGAATCCCGCTGGTGATGAGTTCTCCAAAACTGTCTGGCAAATCAAGACCATGAAACTCCAATCCTTGTAGCTTACTTGTCCCAGATAGTAGTATATGCACAAAAACATACATCACTGTGAAAATGGTGGAAATTACAGTGAAATTCCAAAAGTATTCAATTGCCAACTCCCAATCTGACTGGTGCTCAGTCTGCAAATTTTCCAGCATTTGATCTTTATTTGACATAGCTGAAGGATCTGATGTTCTGTAATTTTGAGACAGTAAACCAGCAAACTGATCAAAACTATCTTTTAATCCTTGACGAACTCCTCCTTCAATCATGCCTCTCATCATAGTGTTATGATGAAAATTAATGCTCCATGATATTATAAGATGGGAGGTTTCTTCTCCAGAAGATAATGTTGGCCCAGGGGTTATCTTGtacaaaatttcaattttgaaTGTGCTGCCATATGGTGCATCTGGTGTACTGACATTTACAGAAACAGAAAATTCCGATCCATTTGCCTTAATATAGGTCTGCTCTTCAGTGGCCTTGACAGCCTTTACTAGTTTTGATGGTGGGTTTGTATAGGCAACAACTCGTGTTAAAGACGACTTTTCTTCTGATTTCCAATTCCAAGGCCCCTCCTGAACATCTGTTGTTCCTTGCAAATCTGATAGGTCTCTCTTAAACTGTGAATTCGGAGCAAAAAGAACCTCATTCAGCTCTTTAGGAGGCACAACATATGTCTGATCAACAAGAACACCCCCCTGCAGATTCTCTGGCATTTCCCTGTCTATCGTTGCTGACCGCACCATTTCCATCAATTCATCAAAACTAAGACCGGAGATAGGCTCCTCTGCTGGATGCTCATCTACACAATCCTCATAATCAGACACTGTAGTAGATAGTTCAGATGAATCATCAACTGTTGAGCTATCCTCATTCTTATTGAAGAGCTTCTTTAATCGTCCAGCAATGGGTTTCATTAAATGTTTTCCCCCCAGGATCTTATGACGAGATGGTGACTTTGAGTTGGTATTATCTTGTGATGAAGCGTACATACCTTCCCAATCTTCACCATTTCCATTAATGATATTTGGTTGAGCATACAATGGTGGTTCACTGGAATTATTCTCAGGATCTCTTCCATGCAGAGAAAGAGTGACCAGGATTTTTCCTTCATTGGcccaacaaatttaaaaaagttcTTATCGttgtcaaaataaaaaaacctaaatcatatatatatccaGTGCTATTTCCACAAAGTTTGTATATGCCACATTAAAGATTCAAGAACTTCCCTATTcctgaattttattattattattacttgttgCACAGAAATTAAATAAGTTGGAGATTTTTTTAAGCCTTTGAGTAGGGGTGACAATATCAGGCAAGACCCGAAACCCCGCATGAACCCAATCCGATTTGCCACCCAATTTACCGAGACAAAACCCAAAAGTTACTCAAAAAAGACCCGCTCAACCTGAAAGTGACCCGAAATTATTTCATTCCCTTCAACTTAAAATTCAATTTCATGCAATTTTAAGTAACTTTAACCCGAAATTGACACCCCCTACCTTTGAGgcataattatcattattactacatttttttaatatatggcACTCGATACGAAAGGAAAATGTCCTAGCCACGACAGTAATCACATACCTAACATTTAGTTTCAGGCATATT
Coding sequences:
- the LOC108223328 gene encoding C2 and GRAM domain-containing protein At5g50170; translated protein: MRLFVYVLEGRDWIVEESYVKLQVGKFKSKTRVLKNTKNPVWNEEFAFRVHDLEEELVVSVYHPRDDPGFFNGCGELVGRVKIPVWSVADEDNMNFPPTWFTIQRPKSSKSGNRDAGKILVTLSLHGRDPENNSSEPPLYAQPNIINGNGEDWEGMYASSQDNTNSKSPSRHKILGGKHLMKPIAGRLKKLFNKNEDSSTVDDSSELSTTVSDYEDCVDEHPAEEPISGLSFDELMEMVRSATIDREMPENLQGGVLVDQTYVVPPKELNEVLFAPNSQFKRDLSDLQGTTDVQEGPWNWKSEEKSSLTRVVAYTNPPSKLVKAVKATEEQTYIKANGSEFSVSVNVSTPDAPYGSTFKIEILYKITPGPTLSSGEETSHLIISWSINFHHNTMMRGMIEGGVRQGLKDSFDQFAGLLSQNYRTSDPSAMSNKDQMLENLQTEHQSDWELAIEYFWNFTVISTIFTVMYVFVHILLSGTSKLQGLEFHGLDLPDSFGELITSGILVLQLERVYVMASHFIEARFRKGSDHGVKAQGDGWVLTVALIEGTNLASLDSEELPDPYVVLTCNGKTRTSSVKLQTLDPQWNEILEFDATEEPPSVVDVEVFDFDGPFDQAVSLGHAEINLLKHNSTELADMWVPLEGKLAQASQSMVHLRIFLDNNNGVDTIKEYLNKMEKEVGKKLNLRSPHRNSTFQKLFSLPPEEFLISDFSCSLKRKMPLQGRLFLSSRIVGFYANLFGHKTKFFFLWEDIDDVQVLPPSLASFGSPLLVIVLRNGRGLDARHGAKSQDDQGRLRFYFHSFVSFSAASRTIMALWKTRTLSPEQKAEIAEEQQEQDGKSTVPDEDFASIVEDVKMSKIYSAEIPVNVKSLMEIFDGGYMEHVVMERSGCLNYVTTSWEEVNSNVFERRMYFKFNRQVSIFGGDVTCTQQKSPISNGWIVNESMVLHDVPFGDYFRVQLRYEIENSKLSISSCKCDVYIGVMWLKSTKFQDRVTSNIVTKFKHRLKEIFEQVEREILLASQ